A stretch of Sandaracinaceae bacterium DNA encodes these proteins:
- a CDS encoding LamG domain-containing protein: protein MRLWTPVAALFLVACFDSHGRFGDSPAPEVGPPPAFDVGPPPTPFDGGPIPVPFDADPPPPPFDAEPSPLDAFVWRPDATPPDATPPDGRVPPRDATPTRPDTGLPEDAGPPRPALRFSRGTFMRVDDAPPFDTSFSHTYEAWVRSREVADVEYCSKGDATSRHLVVGQRAGRYVMGWELAGTDRFVEGPPVRPDTWVHLALVVRPASGGHEGQIYVDGTLFATSGLLPGLVDSFNDIGFRCGFADADVDEVRVWRVARSAASISTSFRAQISGAVPGLVAYWRMDERGQFVTDYTARGHIGVLGNRTTADPADPTWILDGPF from the coding sequence GTGCGCCTCTGGACCCCCGTAGCTGCTCTCTTCCTCGTGGCCTGCTTCGACAGCCACGGCCGCTTCGGCGACTCCCCCGCGCCCGAGGTCGGGCCGCCGCCTGCGTTCGACGTGGGCCCGCCGCCGACCCCGTTCGACGGGGGGCCGATCCCGGTTCCCTTCGACGCGGACCCGCCGCCGCCGCCGTTCGACGCGGAGCCGTCGCCCCTGGACGCGTTCGTCTGGCGCCCGGACGCCACGCCTCCCGACGCCACGCCCCCGGATGGGCGGGTCCCGCCGCGCGACGCCACCCCCACCCGGCCCGACACGGGCCTCCCCGAGGACGCGGGCCCGCCGCGCCCCGCGCTCCGCTTCTCGCGGGGGACCTTCATGCGGGTGGACGACGCCCCGCCCTTCGACACGTCGTTCAGCCACACCTACGAGGCCTGGGTGCGGAGCCGCGAGGTCGCCGACGTCGAGTACTGCAGCAAGGGCGACGCCACCTCGCGCCACCTCGTCGTCGGCCAGCGCGCCGGCCGCTACGTGATGGGCTGGGAGCTGGCCGGGACCGATCGCTTCGTCGAGGGGCCGCCCGTGCGCCCCGACACCTGGGTGCACCTCGCCCTCGTGGTCCGGCCCGCGTCGGGCGGGCACGAGGGGCAGATCTACGTCGACGGAACGCTCTTCGCGACCTCCGGGCTGCTCCCCGGGCTCGTCGACTCGTTCAACGACATCGGCTTCCGCTGCGGCTTCGCCGACGCCGACGTGGACGAGGTGAGGGTGTGGCGCGTCGCCCGCTCGGCGGCGTCCATCTCGACGTCCTTCCGCGCGCAGATCTCCGGCGCGGTGCCCGGCCTCGTCGCCTACTGGCGCATGGACGAGCGCGGGCAGTTCGTCACCGACTACACCGCGCGCGGCCACATCGGGGTGCTCGGCAATCGCACCACGGCCGACCCCGCCGACCCGACCTGGATCCTCGACGGCCCGTTCTGA
- a CDS encoding ABC transporter permease produces the protein MSALLRKELAALWPLFLVACVVFSGDVLYRPLTELLDQSTWEDIASYLRAGEGAGFGWIAIPLVVSVAYAAFPREHDEGTIALLRALPVRPSSIFIAKVLAGMAVITAALSLLTVTDGLQGSLNDESIRGGHWRASLALSHLGMQVVFAFIVYAHGLLASVLRLFGLLPYALLLMLGSILENLFPPAAWINPASLLDARYDGTALVVPWGPLAVHLALALLALLAAALAWLGPGDRVSKGFERARATILGKLAIGCGGALTLLVLLVLAVLAVDRDDAPEETEDEPRAAPSLETAEARTERFVYTYPVSHRARAERLMGGADAMHAELRRLLDADPGPVLIADLTEVSADHLGIASWTHIRVGIVQEDDFTRLRRTFAHETAHALQQRISQRGTGRHGRAMRFFSEGSAEWLAYEVVPGPEARRRARLIGAVTWARHRMRPEDLMDDDRLRARYDTTLVYPLGELWTEALVSRCGERAVGAALRESGGELASGVAPRVLWDELLGRIGCDLEAVDAAFVASARALVEEHAEAVAEIPRLSGGVTSREGGRLTIEARLDRDLPARDLPARDQPDLASTRWELYARIRSGPEASDTQVMTLRGTRDGPRRVRFEVPTALVPSARFELAFGVRRGDAEWAFFERWQSARR, from the coding sequence GTGAGCGCCCTGTTGCGCAAGGAGCTGGCCGCGCTCTGGCCGCTCTTCCTCGTGGCCTGCGTCGTCTTCAGCGGCGACGTGCTCTACCGCCCGCTGACCGAGCTGCTCGACCAGTCGACGTGGGAGGACATCGCGAGCTACCTGCGCGCCGGGGAGGGCGCGGGCTTCGGCTGGATCGCCATCCCGCTCGTGGTGAGCGTCGCCTACGCGGCGTTCCCGAGGGAGCACGACGAGGGCACGATCGCGCTGCTGCGCGCGCTGCCCGTGCGCCCGTCGTCCATCTTCATTGCGAAGGTGCTGGCCGGCATGGCGGTGATCACCGCCGCGCTCTCGCTCCTGACCGTGACGGACGGCTTGCAGGGGAGCCTGAACGACGAGTCCATCCGGGGCGGTCACTGGCGCGCCTCGCTCGCGCTCTCGCACCTGGGCATGCAGGTGGTCTTCGCCTTCATCGTCTACGCGCACGGCCTGCTCGCGTCGGTGCTCCGCCTCTTCGGGCTGCTGCCCTACGCGCTGCTCCTGATGCTCGGCTCGATCCTGGAGAACCTCTTTCCGCCCGCCGCGTGGATCAACCCCGCGTCGCTCCTCGACGCCCGCTACGACGGGACCGCGCTCGTCGTGCCCTGGGGGCCGCTCGCGGTGCACCTCGCGCTCGCGCTGCTCGCGCTGCTCGCCGCGGCCCTCGCCTGGCTCGGCCCGGGGGATCGCGTCTCCAAGGGCTTCGAGCGAGCGCGGGCGACGATCCTGGGCAAGCTCGCCATCGGCTGCGGCGGCGCGCTGACCCTGCTCGTGTTGCTGGTGCTCGCGGTGCTCGCGGTCGACCGGGACGACGCGCCCGAGGAGACGGAGGACGAGCCCCGCGCCGCCCCCTCGCTCGAGACGGCCGAGGCGCGCACGGAGCGCTTCGTCTACACCTACCCGGTCAGCCACCGCGCGCGGGCCGAGCGGCTGATGGGCGGCGCCGACGCGATGCACGCGGAGCTGCGGCGCCTGCTGGACGCCGACCCGGGCCCGGTCCTGATCGCGGACCTGACCGAGGTCAGCGCCGACCACCTCGGCATCGCGAGCTGGACGCACATCCGGGTGGGGATCGTGCAGGAGGACGACTTCACGCGGCTGCGTCGCACCTTCGCGCACGAGACCGCGCACGCGCTCCAGCAGCGCATCAGCCAGCGCGGCACGGGCCGGCACGGGCGCGCGATGCGCTTCTTCTCGGAGGGCTCGGCGGAGTGGCTCGCGTACGAGGTCGTGCCCGGGCCCGAGGCGCGGCGGCGCGCGCGGCTGATCGGCGCGGTCACCTGGGCGCGGCACCGCATGCGCCCCGAAGACCTGATGGACGACGACCGCCTGCGCGCGCGGTACGACACCACGCTGGTGTATCCGCTCGGGGAGCTCTGGACAGAGGCGCTGGTGTCGCGCTGCGGGGAGCGGGCCGTGGGCGCGGCGCTCCGGGAGAGCGGAGGTGAGCTCGCGAGCGGGGTGGCGCCGCGCGTGCTCTGGGACGAGCTGCTCGGCCGGATCGGGTGCGATCTGGAGGCGGTGGACGCGGCGTTCGTGGCCTCCGCGCGGGCCCTCGTGGAGGAGCACGCGGAGGCGGTGGCGGAGATCCCGCGCCTCTCCGGTGGGGTCACCTCGCGCGAAGGCGGGCGGCTGACGATCGAGGCGCGGCTCGACCGCGACCTGCCTGCCCGAGACCTGCCTGCCCGAGACCAGCCCGACCTCGCTTCGACCCGGTGGGAGCTCTACGCGCGCATCCGGAGCGGCCCCGAGGCCTCGGACACCCAGGTCATGACCCTCCGCGGGACCCGCGACGGCCCGCGCCGCGTGCGCTTCGAGGTGCCCACCGCGCTCGTGCCGTCCGCGCGCTTCGAGCTCGCCTTCGGGGTGCGTCGCGGCGACGCGGAGTGGGCGTTCTTCGAGCGCTGGCAGTCCGCGCGCCGCTGA
- a CDS encoding lysylphosphatidylglycerol synthase transmembrane domain-containing protein, whose amino-acid sequence MSTEPTTRRVSPLRALLGVVATVALLGWLLSRVEPAQVVAVLGDLDPIWTSVGLCLYLALQGVRALRFRRLAPEATPRLLLSVHLVQALLLRVMPFRSGELGFAWLMRRHGGGSMSRNLVGVLLVRVLDLTTITMLFAVALITFGRPRAWLALVALAVAATLVPLALRPLLSLGARIVGRSTAGRARLAAPGRRLAAALEEASTLPGRAIATLHAITLAQWTLNFVLLWVMLAAMRVPASLAQTVLGGTGSVFGALVPIAGVGSFGPLEAGWTLGFAAVGMEETVAVTSAFGFSVVSFAYALVSAALGWGLLPARPAVRPEP is encoded by the coding sequence ATGTCAACGGAACCCACGACCCGTCGTGTCTCGCCGCTGCGCGCCCTCCTCGGCGTCGTCGCCACGGTGGCCCTGCTCGGCTGGCTGCTCTCGCGGGTCGAGCCGGCCCAGGTCGTGGCGGTCCTGGGAGACCTCGATCCGATCTGGACGAGCGTGGGCCTCTGCCTCTACCTGGCGCTGCAGGGGGTCCGTGCCTTGCGCTTCCGCCGCCTGGCCCCCGAGGCGACCCCGCGCCTTCTGCTGTCGGTCCACCTGGTGCAGGCGCTCTTGCTGCGGGTGATGCCCTTCCGCAGCGGGGAGCTGGGCTTCGCGTGGCTCATGCGTCGTCACGGCGGGGGGTCGATGAGTCGAAACCTCGTCGGGGTGCTGCTCGTTCGCGTTCTGGATCTGACCACCATCACGATGCTCTTCGCCGTCGCGCTGATCACCTTCGGGCGGCCCCGAGCCTGGCTCGCCCTGGTCGCGCTGGCGGTGGCGGCGACCCTCGTCCCTCTCGCGTTGCGACCGCTGCTGTCCCTCGGTGCGCGCATCGTCGGTCGCTCGACCGCGGGCCGCGCGCGCCTCGCGGCCCCGGGGAGGCGCCTCGCCGCCGCGCTCGAGGAGGCGTCCACGCTCCCTGGGCGCGCCATCGCCACGCTGCACGCGATCACGCTCGCCCAGTGGACGCTCAACTTCGTGCTCCTGTGGGTGATGCTCGCCGCGATGCGCGTGCCCGCCTCGCTCGCGCAGACGGTCCTCGGAGGCACGGGCTCGGTGTTCGGCGCGCTGGTGCCGATCGCGGGGGTGGGAAGCTTCGGGCCGCTCGAGGCGGGCTGGACCCTGGGCTTCGCCGCTGTCGGGATGGAGGAGACGGTGGCGGTGACCTCGGCGTTCGGGTTCTCGGTCGTGTCGTTCGCCTATGCGCTCGTGAGCGCGGCGCTCGGGTGGGGGCTGCTGCCGGCTCGACCTGCGGTCCGTCCCGAGCCTTGA
- a CDS encoding HAMP domain-containing sensor histidine kinase, with the protein MDGGWRSRLIYWGVLPTIAVAAGVLGYYAYQSAAQYTELGEQSIVQSTVLLVDEKVDRVEQQIIQADNAVFHLVNHDDLETLEERWVPLAERISPSVRAVLVVDDGGNVVASATRGGPRERRDFLKVFLERILPDLELERRRVGQLRHLHRNYAERSYLISYEAVRHRGRRFYLVAHHDTGYFVRQVFPSLFVTEEGSYNVVDEDNHRIYGPNLSRSGDYLVGRRFPTTLYNWRLQVAPKQAPLLAARRRSGFVTEVGLIGLSFAIILLGVLFLIYAATKESRLNQLRTEFVANVSHELKTPLSVVRMFSEMLLTKRVRSEEKAQQYLEIICRESERLSALIENVLDFSAIERGKQSYQMREADLRDVVQRAIETFRYRLEREGVEVLLEERGDVPPMRFDEQAILLATMNLLDNAVKYGGSEGPIEVTLERGRRHVYVRVRDHGPGIPDGEHRRVFDRFYRVRRDADTRGSGIGLALVRRIVDDHGGKSWAENHEDGGAVVTFSLPIRDWGADPVEPEREPPPRPSVAPPPDPADDEDVDDSDEEGTDGEAPAAAE; encoded by the coding sequence ATGGACGGCGGCTGGCGATCACGGCTGATCTACTGGGGCGTGCTGCCCACCATCGCGGTGGCGGCCGGCGTCCTGGGTTACTACGCGTACCAGTCGGCCGCGCAGTACACGGAGCTCGGCGAGCAGTCGATCGTCCAGTCCACGGTGCTCCTCGTCGACGAGAAGGTCGACCGGGTCGAGCAGCAGATCATCCAGGCCGACAACGCCGTCTTCCACCTCGTGAACCACGACGACCTCGAGACGCTCGAGGAGCGCTGGGTGCCCCTCGCCGAGCGCATCAGCCCGAGCGTGCGCGCGGTCCTGGTCGTGGACGACGGCGGCAACGTGGTCGCGTCGGCCACGCGCGGCGGCCCGCGGGAGCGGCGCGACTTCCTGAAGGTCTTCCTCGAGCGCATCCTGCCCGACCTCGAGCTCGAGCGACGTCGCGTCGGGCAGCTTCGGCACCTCCACCGGAACTACGCCGAGCGGAGCTACCTGATCAGCTACGAGGCGGTCCGCCACCGCGGCCGGCGCTTCTACCTGGTCGCCCACCACGACACCGGCTATTTCGTGCGCCAGGTGTTCCCCTCCCTCTTCGTCACCGAGGAGGGCAGCTACAACGTCGTCGACGAGGACAACCACCGCATCTACGGGCCCAACCTCAGCCGGTCCGGCGACTACCTCGTGGGGCGACGCTTCCCCACCACGCTCTACAACTGGCGCCTCCAGGTGGCGCCCAAGCAGGCGCCGCTCCTCGCCGCGCGGCGGCGCAGCGGCTTCGTGACGGAGGTCGGGCTCATCGGCCTCTCGTTCGCGATCATCCTGCTCGGCGTGCTGTTCCTGATCTACGCCGCGACCAAGGAGAGCCGGCTCAACCAGCTCCGCACGGAGTTCGTCGCCAACGTCAGCCACGAGCTGAAGACGCCGCTCAGCGTGGTGCGCATGTTCTCGGAGATGCTCCTGACCAAGCGCGTGCGCTCCGAGGAGAAGGCGCAGCAGTACCTGGAGATCATCTGCCGCGAGTCGGAGCGGCTGAGCGCGCTCATCGAGAACGTGCTCGACTTCTCCGCCATCGAGCGAGGCAAGCAGTCTTACCAGATGCGTGAGGCCGATCTGCGGGACGTGGTGCAGCGCGCCATCGAGACCTTCCGCTACCGGCTCGAGCGCGAGGGCGTGGAGGTGTTGCTCGAGGAGCGCGGCGACGTGCCGCCGATGCGCTTCGACGAGCAGGCCATCTTGCTCGCCACCATGAACCTGCTCGACAACGCGGTGAAGTACGGCGGGAGCGAGGGGCCCATCGAGGTCACGCTCGAGCGCGGCCGCCGCCACGTCTACGTCCGCGTGCGGGATCACGGGCCCGGCATCCCCGACGGCGAGCACCGGCGCGTCTTCGACCGCTTCTATCGTGTGCGGCGCGACGCCGACACCCGCGGCTCGGGCATCGGGCTCGCGCTGGTGCGCCGGATCGTGGACGACCACGGCGGCAAGTCGTGGGCCGAGAACCACGAGGACGGCGGCGCGGTGGTGACCTTCTCGCTGCCGATCCGCGACTGGGGCGCGGACCCGGTGGAGCCCGAGCGCGAGCCGCCGCCCCGGCCGAGCGTGGCGCCGCCGCCCGACCCGGCGGACGACGAAGACGTGGACGATTCCGACGAGGAAGGCACCGACGGCGAGGCGCCGGCGGCGGCGGAGTAG
- a CDS encoding response regulator transcription factor has translation MATVAPKILLVEDDPSLALGLCDTLEFEGFEVRHARTGQEGIHAARSDHPDCIILDLMLPDTNGYKVCEQLRRDDPVVPIIMLTARSQEADKIRGLDAGADDYVTKPFSVGELVARIRAIFRRMNRSTRPDAPLTIGDAEIDPTAQTLRRGRSETKLSFYEVQLLKFLHERAGTPVTRDEILDKVWGIEASPNNRTVDNFVVKLRKKLEPEPEEPRHILTVYGVGYKLVT, from the coding sequence ATGGCGACGGTCGCCCCCAAGATCCTCCTCGTGGAGGACGATCCCAGCCTCGCGCTGGGCCTGTGCGACACCCTCGAATTCGAAGGTTTCGAGGTCCGTCACGCGCGCACGGGGCAAGAGGGGATCCACGCCGCGCGCAGCGATCACCCCGACTGCATCATCCTCGACCTGATGTTGCCGGACACGAACGGCTACAAGGTCTGCGAGCAGCTCCGCCGCGACGACCCCGTGGTGCCGATCATCATGCTGACCGCGCGCAGCCAGGAGGCGGACAAGATCCGCGGCCTCGACGCGGGCGCCGACGACTACGTGACCAAGCCCTTCAGCGTGGGTGAGCTCGTGGCGCGCATCCGCGCGATCTTCCGGCGCATGAACCGCTCGACCCGGCCGGACGCACCGCTGACCATCGGCGACGCGGAGATCGACCCGACCGCGCAGACCCTGCGGCGGGGTCGGAGCGAGACGAAGCTCAGCTTCTACGAGGTCCAGCTCCTCAAGTTCCTCCACGAGCGCGCGGGCACGCCGGTCACGCGCGACGAGATCCTCGACAAGGTGTGGGGCATCGAGGCCTCCCCCAACAACCGTACGGTCGACAACTTCGTGGTCAAGCTCCGCAAGAAGCTCGAGCCCGAGCCGGAGGAGCCGAGGCACATCCTCACCGTGTACGGCGTCGGCTACAAGCTCGTGACCTGA
- a CDS encoding ATP-binding protein has protein sequence MPENDIKALQHRVAALSQRIRELESAAEEAEETRQALALSEQRFRLAFQTSPDAISLTRAQDGMLVDVNGGFTEITGWTREEAIGATSVEMELWVDVETRRRMATEIEERGVVRNLEAQFRRKDGSILWGLFSARALMLDGELHLMSVARDIDAWRRAEREREELREALQEAQRLESIARLASGVAHDFNNMLTVIRGFTGLLSKQLRDEALRAEVDEIDHAATRAAELTRQLLAFGRRQVLLPRTVSLSDLVRRMRKMLRRLLPASIAIEVDLAEDDCPVHADPGQLEQVIANLAVNARDAMPAGGTLTLAVRGASRDERDWVIVEVRDDGVGMDDETLARIFEPFFTTKSPDRGTGLGLSSVDGVVHQSGGFMEVDSAPHQGSSFRIWLPRATGALDEDTQRQSQIPAVGGGEHLLVVEDEPSLRRVLDRTLAGLGYRVTTASSAEEALRLAGRMDAPPDAVVTDIVLPGMHGAELARELRHRWPSLRVLFTSGYAEQSVLASIPRGPGSAFLQKVFTPSELLAAVRALLDAAHSAARAS, from the coding sequence GTGCCCGAGAACGACATCAAGGCGCTCCAGCACCGCGTCGCCGCCCTCTCGCAGCGGATCCGTGAGCTCGAGTCCGCGGCCGAGGAGGCCGAGGAGACGCGGCAAGCGCTCGCGCTGAGCGAGCAGCGCTTTCGGCTGGCGTTCCAGACGAGCCCCGACGCCATCAGCCTGACGCGCGCGCAGGACGGCATGCTGGTCGACGTGAACGGCGGCTTCACGGAGATCACCGGCTGGACCCGGGAGGAGGCCATCGGGGCGACCTCGGTGGAGATGGAGCTCTGGGTCGACGTGGAGACCCGGCGCCGCATGGCGACCGAGATCGAGGAGCGCGGCGTCGTTCGCAACCTGGAGGCGCAGTTCCGCCGGAAGGACGGCTCGATCCTCTGGGGGCTCTTCTCGGCCCGCGCGTTGATGCTGGACGGGGAGCTCCACCTGATGAGCGTCGCCCGCGACATCGACGCGTGGCGGCGCGCGGAGCGCGAGCGCGAGGAGCTGCGCGAAGCGCTGCAGGAGGCGCAGCGGCTGGAGTCCATCGCGCGGCTCGCGAGCGGGGTCGCGCACGACTTCAACAACATGCTGACCGTGATCCGCGGCTTCACGGGGCTCCTCTCCAAGCAGCTGCGCGACGAGGCGCTGCGGGCCGAGGTGGACGAGATCGACCACGCGGCGACGCGCGCCGCGGAGCTGACGCGACAGCTGCTCGCCTTCGGCCGCCGCCAGGTGCTCCTGCCGCGCACGGTGAGCCTGAGCGACCTGGTGCGCCGCATGCGCAAGATGCTCCGTCGGTTGCTGCCGGCCTCGATCGCCATCGAGGTCGACCTCGCGGAGGACGACTGCCCGGTGCACGCCGACCCGGGGCAGCTCGAGCAGGTCATCGCCAACCTGGCCGTCAACGCGCGCGACGCGATGCCGGCCGGCGGCACGCTGACGCTGGCGGTGCGCGGGGCCTCGCGCGACGAGCGGGACTGGGTGATCGTCGAGGTGCGCGACGACGGCGTGGGCATGGACGACGAGACCCTCGCCCGCATCTTCGAGCCGTTCTTCACGACCAAGAGCCCCGATCGCGGCACGGGGCTCGGGCTCAGCTCGGTGGACGGCGTGGTCCACCAGAGCGGCGGCTTCATGGAGGTCGACAGCGCGCCGCACCAGGGCTCCTCCTTCCGGATCTGGCTGCCTCGCGCGACCGGCGCGCTGGACGAAGACACCCAGCGTCAGTCGCAGATCCCGGCCGTGGGCGGCGGCGAGCATCTGCTGGTGGTCGAGGACGAGCCGTCGCTCCGGCGGGTGCTCGACCGAACGCTCGCCGGGCTCGGCTACCGCGTCACGACGGCCTCGAGCGCGGAGGAGGCGCTGCGCCTCGCCGGTCGCATGGACGCCCCGCCGGACGCGGTGGTCACCGACATCGTGCTGCCCGGGATGCACGGCGCGGAGCTGGCGCGCGAGCTGCGCCATCGCTGGCCTTCGCTGCGGGTGCTCTTCACCAGCGGCTACGCCGAGCAGAGCGTGCTCGCGTCGATCCCGCGCGGGCCCGGCTCGGCGTTCCTGCAGAAGGTCTTCACGCCGTCGGAGCTCCTCGCCGCGGTGCGCGCCCTGCTCGACGCGGCGCACTCGGCCGCCCGCGCCTCCTGA
- a CDS encoding NAD(P)H-dependent glycerol-3-phosphate dehydrogenase → MSTVRAAVLGAGSWGTALAKLLADNGHDVLLWARREEQAAALNDKRENEAYLPDFPLPDNLRATSSLEEALSGAELVLSVVPTHGLRHVLGEAGKLFPEGAPILSCTKGIENSTLMLVSQIFEEHLPKERHHLLSYLTGPSFAREVAARMPTAVTVAGHETRTTERVQDLTGNPYFRVYTTEDVVGAELSGALKNVIAIAAGVCDGLGLGHNSRAALITRGLAEIGRLGVHMGAHPMTVNGLAGMGDLVLTCTGDLSRNRRVGLALGQGKSLSDILGGMKMVAEGVRTTRSAHDLAQREGVEMPITAAMYRIMYEDQDPREAVADLMTRRLRAERDE, encoded by the coding sequence ATGAGCACCGTACGAGCGGCGGTCTTGGGCGCGGGGTCCTGGGGGACCGCGCTGGCGAAGCTGCTGGCCGACAACGGCCACGACGTCCTCCTGTGGGCGAGGCGGGAGGAGCAGGCCGCCGCGCTGAACGACAAGCGCGAGAACGAGGCCTACCTGCCGGACTTCCCGCTGCCGGACAACCTCCGCGCGACGTCCTCCCTGGAGGAGGCGCTGTCGGGCGCGGAGCTGGTGCTGAGCGTGGTGCCGACGCACGGCCTCCGGCACGTGCTCGGAGAGGCGGGCAAGCTCTTCCCGGAGGGCGCGCCCATCCTGAGCTGCACCAAGGGCATCGAGAACTCGACGCTGATGCTGGTCAGCCAGATCTTCGAGGAGCACCTCCCGAAGGAGCGACACCACCTCTTGAGCTACCTCACCGGGCCGAGCTTCGCCCGCGAGGTCGCCGCCCGCATGCCCACCGCGGTCACCGTGGCGGGGCACGAGACGCGCACCACCGAGCGCGTCCAGGACCTGACCGGCAACCCGTACTTCCGCGTCTACACGACCGAGGACGTGGTCGGGGCGGAGCTGAGCGGCGCGCTGAAGAACGTCATCGCGATCGCGGCGGGCGTGTGCGACGGGCTCGGGCTCGGGCACAACAGCCGCGCAGCGCTCATCACGCGAGGGCTGGCCGAGATCGGGCGGCTCGGCGTGCACATGGGCGCGCACCCGATGACGGTCAACGGCCTCGCGGGCATGGGCGACCTCGTGCTGACCTGCACCGGGGACCTGAGCCGCAACCGCCGGGTCGGCCTCGCGCTCGGCCAGGGCAAGAGCCTCTCCGACATCCTCGGCGGCATGAAGATGGTGGCCGAGGGCGTGCGCACCACCCGCAGCGCCCACGACCTCGCCCAGCGCGAGGGGGTGGAGATGCCGATCACCGCCGCGATGTACCGGATCATGTACGAGGACCAGGACCCGCGAGAGGCCGTCGCCGACCTCATGACGCGCCGCCTCCGCGCCGAGCGCGACGAGTAG
- a CDS encoding glycosyltransferase family 2 protein: MDPVISVVIPFLDEEGTLEELHARLVEVLDAHGEPFEILFVDDGSRDGGPERVRELAAAHPHVGLIRFRRNFGKSAALDAGFKVARGRYIFTMDADLQDDPKELPRLLAELEENDLDVVSGWKEKRHDPLTKTAPSKLFNATVRALTGLKIHDFNCGLKVYRREAVEGLDLYGELHRYIPVLVHGRGFRVGELPVTHHARKWGQSKYGVERMARGLFDLMTVILLTRYRRRPLHLFGWAGLLLSTAGVLCLAYLTVLWFLGLGPIGTRPLFFLGILLLMLGVQLVSTGLLGEMINSTRSVAPSYTVRSQLLPGEATPRPEPTQRAEAS; encoded by the coding sequence ATGGATCCCGTCATCAGCGTCGTCATCCCCTTCCTCGACGAGGAGGGGACCCTGGAGGAGCTACACGCGCGCCTCGTCGAAGTGCTCGACGCGCACGGCGAGCCATTCGAGATCCTCTTCGTCGACGACGGCAGCCGGGACGGCGGACCCGAGCGGGTGCGCGAGCTCGCGGCCGCGCACCCCCACGTGGGCCTGATCCGGTTCCGCCGCAACTTCGGCAAGTCGGCCGCGCTCGACGCGGGCTTCAAGGTGGCCCGCGGCCGCTACATCTTCACGATGGACGCGGACCTCCAGGACGATCCGAAGGAGCTGCCGAGGCTGCTCGCCGAGCTCGAGGAGAACGACCTCGACGTGGTCAGCGGCTGGAAGGAGAAGCGGCACGATCCGCTGACGAAGACCGCGCCGTCGAAGCTCTTCAACGCCACCGTCCGAGCGCTGACCGGGTTGAAGATCCACGACTTCAATTGCGGCCTCAAGGTCTATCGCCGGGAGGCCGTCGAAGGGCTGGACCTCTACGGCGAGCTGCATCGATACATCCCCGTGCTCGTGCACGGCCGCGGCTTCCGCGTGGGCGAGCTCCCGGTGACCCACCACGCGCGCAAGTGGGGCCAGAGCAAGTACGGCGTCGAGCGCATGGCGCGAGGCCTCTTCGACCTGATGACGGTCATCTTGCTCACGCGCTACCGCCGCCGGCCGCTGCATCTCTTCGGCTGGGCGGGCCTGCTCCTGTCCACGGCGGGCGTGCTCTGCCTCGCGTACCTGACCGTGCTCTGGTTCCTCGGCCTCGGCCCGATCGGGACCCGGCCGCTCTTCTTCCTCGGGATCCTGCTCTTGATGCTGGGCGTGCAGCTCGTCTCAACGGGGCTGCTCGGAGAGATGATCAACAGCACCCGCAGCGTCGCGCCCTCGTACACGGTCCGCAGCCAGCTCTTGCCTGGGGAGGCGACGCCGCGCCCCGAGCCCACGCAGCGCGCGGAGGCGTCGTGA